CGCGCGCAAAGACCTGCGCAATTTCGTCTACACCGCCATGGATGCGCTGCGGGGGATCCTGCTGGCGAGCTTCGTCGAGCGCGACAGCGATCGCCCGCGGAGACGGTGGGATCGTGCCTGCAAGCAGTTGCGCGTCGTTGCCGACGGCATGCTGACCGCCGACTCCCTGGACTGATTCCGGCTCTCATCACGATCCATCTGCCGTGGCCGCCCTGTACGCCGTTGCAAAGATACAGTCAGGTGTGTATGTTTTAGCGCTAGAGCGGAGCGAGCCAGCGCAAGGGAGCGTGATGTCGAACAAGGTCTATGTCATCGGTGTGGGGATGACGAAATTCGAGAAGCCGGGGCGGCGGGAAAACTGGGACTACCCGGACATGGCGCGTGAAGCCGGCACCAAGGCACTCGACGATGCCGGCGTCGACTACGCCGCGGTGGAGCAGGGTTACGTCGGCTACGTCTACGGCGAGTCGACCTCAGGCCAGCGGGCGCTCTACGAGCTGGGACTGAGCGGCATCCCAATCGTCAACGTCAACAACAACTGCTCCACCGGGTCGACCGCGCTCTACCTTGCCGCGCAAGCGATTCGGGGCGGTCTGGCCGACTGCACGATCGCGCTTGGCTTCGAGAAGATGAAGCCGGGTTCTTTGGAGTCCACCTATGACGACCGGACGAACCCGATGGAAAAGCACATCATGGCAATGGCGGAGATATCCGAGGTGCTGTTCCCGCCGGCGCCGTGGATGTTCGGTGCGGCGGGTCGCGAGCACATGCAGCAATACGGCAGCACCGCAGAGCATTTCGCCAAGATCGGCTATAAGAATCACAAGCATTCGGTCAACAACCCCTACGCTCAGTTCCAGGAGTCCTATTCGCTGGAAGACATCCTGGCGGCGCGGATGATCTATGACCCGCTGACCAAGCTGCAATGCTCGCCGACGTCGGACGGCTCCGGCGCGGTAATCCTGGCTTCGGAGGCGTTCGTCGACAAGCACGGTCTATCCGGCCAAGCGGTGGAGATCGTCGGCCAAGCCATGACCACCGACTTCAAGAACAGCTTCGACGGCACCTGCAAGGGTCTGATCGGCTACCACATGAATGTCGAAGCTGCGCAACGGGTTTACGAGCAGTCCGGCCTCGGGCCCGAGGAGTTCCAGGTCATCGAGCTGCACGACTGCTTCTCCGCCAACGAGCTGCTGCTCTACGAGGCGTTGGGACTGTGCGCCGAAGGTGAGGCGCCCAAACTCATCGACAACGGTGACGTCACCTACGGCGGTCGATGGGTGGTCAACCCATCCGGCGGGCTGATCTCCAAGGGCCACCCGCTGGGCGCCACCGGTCTGGCGCAATGCGCCGAGCTGACCTGGCAGCTACGCGGCACAGCGGACAAGCGCCAGGTCGACAACGTCACCGCCGCACTGCAGCACAACATCGGACTCGGCGGAGCAGCCGTCGTGACGGCATACCAACGAGCGGAGCGTTAAAAATGGGACACATCGAAGCCACCCGTCAACTGTCCGCCGATCCGGACGCGCTATGGGCAACGGTGACCGATCTGGCCAACTGGGACAAGTGGTTTACCGTGCACGAGAAGTGGCTCGAAGGGCCGCCCGACACCGTGACCGAAGGCGCCAAGCTGACCGCCAAGATCGTGATGCTTGGGATGGCCAACAAAATCGAGTGGACGATTCAGCAGGTCGACGAGCCCCGTTCGCTGGTGCTATCCGGCACCGGAATGGCCGGTGTCAAAGCCACATTCACCTTCACCATCGAGCCGGCCACCAGCGGTTCGACCTTCGCAGTATTCGGTGACTTCGAGGGTGCGATGATCAAGGGCGCGCTCGGCAAGGCCGTCGAGAAGGACGGTGCCAAACAGCTCGACAAGACCCTCGACCAGCTCGACGCGCTGGCGTCGGCTGGGCTATCAGGGACGTAACTCAATGACTGAGACACTGGAATTCGACGACAGCGGCCTGGGTCGTTGGACCGACGACGAGCGATTCGAAGTCACCCGGGAGCGGCTGGCCGAGTACGCCGCCGCCACCAATGACCCGATCGCGGCACACCGCGCGGGAGACGTCGCGCCGCCGGTGTTCGCGATCGTGCCGGTGTTCGAGGCGCTGCTCACGCCGGCTGTCGACGTAATGCCGGTCGAGGCCATCCCGCGAATCGTGCACGGCGAGCAAGATTTTCACTTCCACCGGCCGATCCGACCGGGCGACAAGCTGATCTCACGCGGGAAGATGATCGGATACGAGGGACTGGAAAAGGGCACCCGGGCCGCGATCCTGCTCGAATGCCGCACCGAGGACGGTGAACTGGTCAACGAGCAGTACGTGACGACATTCGTGCGCGGCATGACGGTGAACAAAACAATGGGTGAGCTGAGCCCCGAGCACAAGTTCGACGACTCGCTGCGCGACCGGGCGCCGGTGGCCAAGGTCGTCCAGCACGTCGACACCGACCAGACCTTCCGGTACTCGCCGGCGGCCGGCGATCCGATGCCGATCCACCTCGACGAGGACGTGGCCATCAGCGCCGGTCTGCCCGGAATCATCGCGCACGGGCTGTGCACCATGGCGTTCACCTCCTGGGCGGTGCTCACCGAGCTGGCCGATGGAGATGTCAGTCGTCTCAAGCGATTTGCCGTCCGATTCTCCAAGCCGGTGATTCCCGGCGACGACCTGGAGACCCGGATCTGGAAGGCCGGCGGCAGTAACGGGACGACACGCTACGCGTTCGAGACGGCCCGGGGTACCGATCTCGTGATCACCGACGGCCTGGCCGTCCTGGCCGACTGACTAAAGGAGTCTGACAACCGATGGGTGTATTGGACGGCCGCGTCGCGGTCATCACCGGCGCGGGCCGAGGCATCGGCCGCGAACACGCGCTGCTGTTCGCCAAGGAAGGGGCCAAGGTCGTCGTCAACGATCTCGGCGGCAGCAACGACGGGGAGGGCGCCGACACCGGGCCCGCCCACGAGGTGGCCGAGGAGATCAAAGCCGCCGGCGGCACCGCCGTCGTCAACACCGAGAACGTGGCCACCTGGAGCGGTGCGGAAAGCGTTGTGCGGCAAGCTATCGACGACTTCGGTGGCCTCGACATCCTGGTCAACAACGCTGGGATCCTGCGCGACGCGTTCATCGCGGGCATGGAGGAGGCGCAGTGGGACGCGGTGATCGCGGTGCATTTGAAGGGTCACTTCGCGATGCTCCACCACGCGGCGGCCTACTGGAAGGCGCAATCAAAAGCCGGTGATCAGCCGAACGCCGCAGTGATCAATACCGCGTCGGGCTCCGGTGTGACGTTGCCGAATGCCGGCCAGGCCAACTACGGCTCGGCTAAAGCCGGCATCGCGGCGCTGACACTGATCGCCGCCGAGGAACTCGAGCGCTACGGCGTGCGGGTCAACGCCATCGCGCCGATCGCACGGACCCGGCTCACGCTGGCCACCCCTGGTATGGGCGCGCTTATGTCCGAGCCGGAGGAGGGTGAGCTCGACCTGTTCAGCCCGGCGAACATCTCGCCGCTGGTGGCCTACCTAGCCACCGAGAAGTGTCCGATCACCGGCAAGGTGTACGCGGTTCAGGGAGGCGCGATCTCGTCGTTGTCCGGCTGGCATGACGTCGACACCATCGAGACCGATGGTCCCTGGCTGATCGACGACATCGCCAATCGGCTGCCGCAGTAATCAAGGAGCGCAACATGTTCGAATGGTCTGACACCGATCTGATCATGCGGGACACCATCCGCGGCTTCATCGACAAAGAGATCCGCCCGCACATCGATGCGCTGGAGACCGGTGAGATATCGCCCTATCCGATCGCGCGAAAACTGTTCAGCGAGTTCGGTCTTGACGTGATGGCCGCCGAGGCGGTCAAGACGATGCTGGACAAGGAGCGGGCCAGGCAGGAGGCCGGGCACCACGAGAGCGGGGAGAAGAAGTCGGGTCGTGGATTTGCGGGCCTGGGTCCGCAGGGGTCGATGGCCGCCGTGCTCGTCTCCGAGCTCGCCGGGGTGAGCCTTGGACTGCTGAGCGCGGTCGGCGTCAGCCTCGGCCTCGGTGCCACGACGATCATGAGCCGCGGCACGTTGGCCCAAAAGGAGCGTTGGCTCCCAGAACTCATGACGCTGGAGAAGATCGCGGCGTGGGCTATCACCGAACCCGACTCCGGCTCGGACGCGTTCGGCGGGATGAAGACCACGGTGAAGCGCGATGGTGACGGCTACATCCTCAACGGGCAGAAGACGTTTATCACCAACGGGCCGTATGCCGACGTGATGGTCGTCTACGCCAAGCTCGATGACGGCTCCACGGACAAGCGCAACCGGCCGGTGCTGACGTTCGTGCTGGACGCCGGCATGGAGGGGCTGGCGCAGGGCAAACCGTTCAAGAAGATGGGCATCATGTCCTCGCCGACCGGCGAATTGTTCTTCGACAACGTTCGCCTGACACCCGACCGCCTGCTCGGCGAGACCGAGAATCACACCGGGGGAGACGGCCGGGAAAGTGCCCGGGCCAACTTTTCGGCTGAGCGGATCGGGGTCGCCTTGATGTCGCTGGGCATCATCAACGAGTGCCATCGGCTCTGCATCGACTACGCGAAAACCCGCACGCTGTGGGGCAAGAACATCGGCCAATTCCAGCTGATTCAGCTCAAGCTGGCCAAGATGGAAGTCGCGCGGATTAACGTGCAGAACATGGTGTTCCAAACCCTGGAGAAGCTGCAGGCAGGACGGACGCCGTCGCTGGCCGAGGCGTCGGCCATCAAGCTGTACTCCTCCGAGGCGGCCACCGACGTCGCAATGGACGCCGTCCAATTGTTCGGCGGGAACGGCTACATGGCCGAATACCGCGTCGAACAACTGGCCCGCGACGCCAAGTCGCTGATGATCTATGCCGGGAGCAACGAGGTGCAGGTGACACACATCGCCAAGGCGCTGCTCACCCGATGAGAACGCGGGCAAACGGGTTGCGGCGCAGGTCTTTCGCCGCACTGGATGGGCTGTCGTATCTCCCGTTCGCCCGAACGTCCTTCAACTTGATGCTCGACGGGCTCCTGGCACGCCACGCGATGCTGGCGCGGTTGCGCCCGGTCGCGGACTACGCGATTGCGCGCAGCAGCCCTCCGGTGCCGGGGACGCGGGTGCTGCCCGGGCCGGCCGGGGTCCCGGGCGAGTGGGTATGGCCGCCGGGTGCCAGGCGGGACGTGGGCGTGGTTCTGGTCCTGCATGGCAGCGGCTATCTGATCTGCTCAGCGCGCACCCATCGGGGGTTCGCGTCGCGGGTGGCCAAGTACGCCGGGATGCCCGCATTCGTCATCGATTACCGGTTGGCTCCAGAACACCCTTTTCCCGCGGCAGAAGACGATGCCGTTGTCGCGTACCGATGGCTGCTCGACAACGGCCACGATCCGATGCGGATCGTGGTTGCGGGTGATTCGGCCGGCGGGCATCTCGCTGTCGGGCTGGCGCTACGCGCCAAGTCTGAAGGCCTGCCGCTACCGGCCGGCCTGGCGTTGTTCGGTCCGCTGATCGACCCGGCCTACCGGGCCTCGATTGCGGATCCGCGGACCCGGCGACAACCGCTCGATCCGCGGGCGGCGGCGCGGGCCGTGGCGCTGTACGTCGGCGACTTCGACCCGGCGGATCCGCGGCTGTGCCTGCTGAACGCCGATCTGGCCGACTTGCCACCCACCCAGGTGCATTACGGGTCGCGAGAAGTGATGCGCGCCGACGCCGAGGCGTTCGCGAAGCTGGTCCGCGAGACGGGCGGACTCTGTGACGAGGTGTTGTGGCCCGGGCTGATGCACGGCTACTGGCTTTGGCCGCGTCACGACGACGGAAGCCTGCAGAGCCTGAAGACGGCGGGGGAGTTCTTGCGTACAGCGGTAGCTCAGTCATGAGCGCGCTCAACGGCATTCGCGGCCGTTTGGCCGCGGCCCGGGTACTGGCCTCCCGCGGCATGATCGACCTCCGCCGGCCCGACGAGGCGGTTCGAGCGTTCCGGGCGATGCGCCGTTTCGGGGCATTCGGCGGACTGATCGACCACGCCGCTGCCTGCTACGGCGATGCCCCTGCCATCACCGACGATCGCGGCACCCTCAGCTTCCGGCAACTCGACGCGGCGTCCAATGCGCTGGCGCGGGGATTGCTAGTCAACGGAATTGGGTCCGGTGCGGTGCTCGCGACGCTGCATCGCAACAGCCGTGACGTCATGGTGACCATCGGGGCGGCGAACAAGATCGGCGTTCGCACGGTGCTGATGAACACAGGCTTCGCCGGCCCGCAACTGGCCGATGTGTCCGCGCGGGAAAATGTCAGCTGCATCCTGGTCGACGACGAATTCGACGACATCATGACCACCTTGCCGCCGGAGACGCTGCGGTTCACCAGCAGCCGGCTGCACGAGCTGACCGACCACCAGTCGACGTCGTCGCTGCCCGCACCGCGGCAACCGGGCGGCATGGCGCTGCTCACCAGCGGGACGACCGGCACCCCAAAAGGCGTGCCGCGCAACCGGATCGACCCGTCGCAGTCCGCGCAGTTGCTCGATCGGATCCCCTGGCCGCGTGGCGGCGCGTATTACATCGCGGCGCCGCTGTTTCACGCCACCGGCCTGGCCACGTGTTCGCTGGGCCTGGTCCTGGGCAACCGAGTCGTGATGGCCCGGCGCTTCGACCCCGAGGCGACGCTGAGGGCGATCGCCGAATACCACGTGCGCGCGGTGGTATTGGTCCCGACCATGCTGCAACGCATCATCGACCTCGGGCCCGACGTGCTGGCCAACTACGACACCTCGGCGTTGGAAGTGATGTTCGCGGCGGGCTCATCGCTGTCGCCGGCGCTGTGCCGTCGCACTCACGAAGCCTTCGGGCCGGTGCTGTACAACCTGTACGGATCCACCGAGGTCGCCGTCGCGGCCGTGGCCACACCCGAGGAACTGCACCGCGCACCCGGCACGGTGGGCCGCCCCCCGGTCGGCTGCACCGTGGTCCTCTACGACGAGAACCGCCGCAAGATCACCGAGCCGGGCAAGGTCGGAACTCTCTTCGTGTCAAGCGGTTTGAGCTTCACCGGCTACACCGACGGCGGCAACAAAGAAATCGTCGACGGACTGTTGTCCACCGGCGACACCGGGCATTTCGACGAGACCGGATTGTGGTTTATCGACGGCCGCGACGACGACATGATTGTCTCGGGCGGCGAGAACGTCTTCCCACTGGAGGTGGAGAATCTGCTCGCCGAGCATCCGGATGTGGTCGAGGCATCCGTGGTGGGAGTCGACGACGACGACTTCGGGAAGCGGTTGGCGGCCTACGTGGTCAGTAGGCCCGACTCCGGACTCGACGCCGACGCCGTCCGATCGCATGTGCGCGCGCATCTGGCCCGCCACAAGATTCCGCGCGATGTGGTGTTCATCGAGCGCCTACCGCGCAACGAGGCGGGCAAAGTCCTGCGAAGGCAACTCACCTCCAGCTAGGAGTCAACGCAGTGTCCGAAATCATCAAATCGGTGTCTGGTTCTCCCTTCACCGTTCGCGCGCCGAGGGTTTGACTTCATGAGAATGAGCCGGCGGGTGCGCCACAAGGTCGTGGTGGTCACCGGTGCGGCTAACGGTATTGGCGCGCAGGTGGCGCGGGATCTCATCGCAGCCGGTGCACGTGTTGCGCTGCTCGACCGCGACGCGCTGGGGGCCGAGCGCTTGGCCGCCGAACTCGGCGCCGGCGCAGCGGCTTTCGATGTCGACGTGACATCAGCGGAGTCGGTTAACGCCGCGTGCACCGCCGCCGCGCAGCATTTCGGCGGCATCGACGTCGTACTGGCCAACGCCGGTGTGGCCGGGCCCGGATCGTCGGTGGCCGAGGTCGATCCCGGCGAATGGCGGCACGTGATCGACGTCAACCTGGTGGGCGCTTTCCACACACTGCACGCCGCGTTGCCGCACCTCAAAGCCAGCCGAGGCTACGTCATGGTGGTGGCATCAATTGCATCGGTGATACCGGGTCCACTCGTGAGCGCCTACGTGTCGTCGAAGGCGGGTGTCGAGTCGCTGGTGCGCGCGGCGCGCATAGAAGTCGACGGCGACAGCGTCGGCGTCGGTATCGCGTACTTCGGGCTGATCGACACCGAGTTGGCGGACCAGATTGTCACCCGATCGGGGCTCAGCCACATCCTGCCCGGCCCATTGGGCGTGATGGCCCCGGTCGAGGTAGCGGCCGCAGCCATCACCTCGGGCATCGCGCGGCGTGCGCGGCGCGTCTATGCGCCCTGGTGGGTCGCCCCGATGCTCGA
This genomic stretch from Mycobacterium paraterrae harbors:
- a CDS encoding lipid-transfer protein; its protein translation is MSNKVYVIGVGMTKFEKPGRRENWDYPDMAREAGTKALDDAGVDYAAVEQGYVGYVYGESTSGQRALYELGLSGIPIVNVNNNCSTGSTALYLAAQAIRGGLADCTIALGFEKMKPGSLESTYDDRTNPMEKHIMAMAEISEVLFPPAPWMFGAAGREHMQQYGSTAEHFAKIGYKNHKHSVNNPYAQFQESYSLEDILAARMIYDPLTKLQCSPTSDGSGAVILASEAFVDKHGLSGQAVEIVGQAMTTDFKNSFDGTCKGLIGYHMNVEAAQRVYEQSGLGPEEFQVIELHDCFSANELLLYEALGLCAEGEAPKLIDNGDVTYGGRWVVNPSGGLISKGHPLGATGLAQCAELTWQLRGTADKRQVDNVTAALQHNIGLGGAAVVTAYQRAER
- a CDS encoding alpha/beta hydrolase, with protein sequence MRTRANGLRRRSFAALDGLSYLPFARTSFNLMLDGLLARHAMLARLRPVADYAIARSSPPVPGTRVLPGPAGVPGEWVWPPGARRDVGVVLVLHGSGYLICSARTHRGFASRVAKYAGMPAFVIDYRLAPEHPFPAAEDDAVVAYRWLLDNGHDPMRIVVAGDSAGGHLAVGLALRAKSEGLPLPAGLALFGPLIDPAYRASIADPRTRRQPLDPRAAARAVALYVGDFDPADPRLCLLNADLADLPPTQVHYGSREVMRADAEAFAKLVRETGGLCDEVLWPGLMHGYWLWPRHDDGSLQSLKTAGEFLRTAVAQS
- a CDS encoding acyl-CoA dehydrogenase family protein, with amino-acid sequence MFEWSDTDLIMRDTIRGFIDKEIRPHIDALETGEISPYPIARKLFSEFGLDVMAAEAVKTMLDKERARQEAGHHESGEKKSGRGFAGLGPQGSMAAVLVSELAGVSLGLLSAVGVSLGLGATTIMSRGTLAQKERWLPELMTLEKIAAWAITEPDSGSDAFGGMKTTVKRDGDGYILNGQKTFITNGPYADVMVVYAKLDDGSTDKRNRPVLTFVLDAGMEGLAQGKPFKKMGIMSSPTGELFFDNVRLTPDRLLGETENHTGGDGRESARANFSAERIGVALMSLGIINECHRLCIDYAKTRTLWGKNIGQFQLIQLKLAKMEVARINVQNMVFQTLEKLQAGRTPSLAEASAIKLYSSEAATDVAMDAVQLFGGNGYMAEYRVEQLARDAKSLMIYAGSNEVQVTHIAKALLTR
- a CDS encoding MaoC/PaaZ C-terminal domain-containing protein, which gives rise to MTETLEFDDSGLGRWTDDERFEVTRERLAEYAAATNDPIAAHRAGDVAPPVFAIVPVFEALLTPAVDVMPVEAIPRIVHGEQDFHFHRPIRPGDKLISRGKMIGYEGLEKGTRAAILLECRTEDGELVNEQYVTTFVRGMTVNKTMGELSPEHKFDDSLRDRAPVAKVVQHVDTDQTFRYSPAAGDPMPIHLDEDVAISAGLPGIIAHGLCTMAFTSWAVLTELADGDVSRLKRFAVRFSKPVIPGDDLETRIWKAGGSNGTTRYAFETARGTDLVITDGLAVLAD
- a CDS encoding SDR family oxidoreductase: MGVLDGRVAVITGAGRGIGREHALLFAKEGAKVVVNDLGGSNDGEGADTGPAHEVAEEIKAAGGTAVVNTENVATWSGAESVVRQAIDDFGGLDILVNNAGILRDAFIAGMEEAQWDAVIAVHLKGHFAMLHHAAAYWKAQSKAGDQPNAAVINTASGSGVTLPNAGQANYGSAKAGIAALTLIAAEELERYGVRVNAIAPIARTRLTLATPGMGALMSEPEEGELDLFSPANISPLVAYLATEKCPITGKVYAVQGGAISSLSGWHDVDTIETDGPWLIDDIANRLPQ
- a CDS encoding acyl-CoA synthetase → MSALNGIRGRLAAARVLASRGMIDLRRPDEAVRAFRAMRRFGAFGGLIDHAAACYGDAPAITDDRGTLSFRQLDAASNALARGLLVNGIGSGAVLATLHRNSRDVMVTIGAANKIGVRTVLMNTGFAGPQLADVSARENVSCILVDDEFDDIMTTLPPETLRFTSSRLHELTDHQSTSSLPAPRQPGGMALLTSGTTGTPKGVPRNRIDPSQSAQLLDRIPWPRGGAYYIAAPLFHATGLATCSLGLVLGNRVVMARRFDPEATLRAIAEYHVRAVVLVPTMLQRIIDLGPDVLANYDTSALEVMFAAGSSLSPALCRRTHEAFGPVLYNLYGSTEVAVAAVATPEELHRAPGTVGRPPVGCTVVLYDENRRKITEPGKVGTLFVSSGLSFTGYTDGGNKEIVDGLLSTGDTGHFDETGLWFIDGRDDDMIVSGGENVFPLEVENLLAEHPDVVEASVVGVDDDDFGKRLAAYVVSRPDSGLDADAVRSHVRAHLARHKIPRDVVFIERLPRNEAGKVLRRQLTSS
- a CDS encoding type II toxin-antitoxin system Rv0910 family toxin gives rise to the protein MGHIEATRQLSADPDALWATVTDLANWDKWFTVHEKWLEGPPDTVTEGAKLTAKIVMLGMANKIEWTIQQVDEPRSLVLSGTGMAGVKATFTFTIEPATSGSTFAVFGDFEGAMIKGALGKAVEKDGAKQLDKTLDQLDALASAGLSGT
- a CDS encoding short-chain dehydrogenase/reductase, with the translated sequence MRMSRRVRHKVVVVTGAANGIGAQVARDLIAAGARVALLDRDALGAERLAAELGAGAAAFDVDVTSAESVNAACTAAAQHFGGIDVVLANAGVAGPGSSVAEVDPGEWRHVIDVNLVGAFHTLHAALPHLKASRGYVMVVASIASVIPGPLVSAYVSSKAGVESLVRAARIEVDGDSVGVGIAYFGLIDTELADQIVTRSGLSHILPGPLGVMAPVEVAAAAITSGIARRARRVYAPWWVAPMLDLRPLMFLADRLLAAMPSVRRTICADQAKGVR